From bacterium, a single genomic window includes:
- the lpxC gene encoding UDP-3-O-acyl-N-acetylglucosamine deacetylase, with translation MNNLTQNTINREVSISGIGLHTGKDITAFLKPAPPDTGIVFIMDNVRIPAKLMFISSSYREISLKKDGVEIRTIEHLLASLSSFSITNLFIELTGSEIPIMDGSCLPFVELIKSAGIKKQSARVKCLSFAGPVEIKEDGRFISILPYDGFKVSYTISFDHPIVKEQSLEIDIDKDSFVNDIAPARTFGFLEEVDNLRKAGLIKGGSLENAIVVSDNEIINKPLRYEDEFVRHKILDLIGDISLLGIPLKGHIIANCSGHSLNIKLARRIDEMMKNKEVIVIGEGGMDIKEILEIIPHRYPFLLVDRILEIEQAKRVVGIKNVTMNEEFFQGHFPGNPVMPGVLIIEAMAQTAGVLLLSEEENRGKLVYLAGLDNVRFRKPVIPGDQIRFEIIPVKIRKKVGIVEGKAYVEGELVAEATLFFSLGG, from the coding sequence ATGAATAATTTAACACAGAATACCATAAATAGAGAGGTATCCATTTCTGGTATAGGTCTACATACAGGAAAGGATATTACAGCTTTTCTTAAACCAGCCCCTCCTGATACAGGCATTGTTTTTATAATGGACAATGTAAGAATCCCTGCAAAGCTTATGTTTATCTCATCATCGTATAGGGAGATTTCCTTAAAAAAAGATGGGGTAGAGATTAGGACAATAGAGCATCTTCTTGCCTCCCTATCTTCATTTTCCATTACAAACCTATTTATAGAGCTTACAGGCTCTGAAATACCCATTATGGATGGAAGCTGTCTTCCATTTGTTGAGCTTATAAAGTCTGCAGGTATAAAAAAACAATCTGCAAGGGTAAAATGCCTCTCTTTTGCAGGTCCTGTTGAAATAAAGGAGGATGGAAGGTTTATCTCTATCCTTCCCTATGATGGGTTTAAGGTATCGTATACAATTTCCTTTGACCATCCTATTGTAAAGGAACAGTCATTAGAGATTGACATAGATAAAGATTCTTTTGTAAATGATATAGCACCAGCAAGAACATTTGGTTTCTTGGAGGAGGTTGATAACCTTCGCAAAGCAGGTCTTATAAAGGGTGGCTCTCTTGAAAATGCAATTGTTGTTTCCGATAATGAAATCATTAACAAGCCATTAAGGTATGAAGATGAATTTGTTCGGCATAAAATCCTTGATTTAATTGGCGATATTTCCCTTTTGGGCATTCCATTAAAGGGTCATATTATTGCCAATTGTTCAGGACATTCGCTAAATATAAAATTAGCAAGGAGGATAGATGAGATGATGAAAAATAAAGAGGTCATAGTGATAGGGGAAGGAGGGATGGATATAAAAGAAATCCTTGAGATAATTCCACATAGGTATCCATTTCTTCTTGTGGATAGAATCCTTGAGATAGAGCAAGCGAAAAGGGTTGTTGGGATAAAAAATGTAACAATGAATGAGGAATTTTTTCAGGGACATTTCCCAGGAAACCCTGTTATGCCAGGTGTTCTCATTATTGAGGCAATGGCTCAAACAGCCGGTGTTTTGCTCTTGTCAGAAGAAGAAAATAGGGGAAAGCTAGTATATCTTGCTGGGCTGGATAATGTTAGATTTAGAAAGCCTGTTATCCCTGGAGACCAGATAAGGTTTGAGATAATACC
- a CDS encoding YgiT-type zinc finger protein yields MECMYCKGKMVKLTAPFDVNRQGYHILWDALPAWVCTQCGEAYFEGEEVSRIQKAISILERETLFLR; encoded by the coding sequence ATGGAATGTATGTATTGTAAGGGTAAGATGGTCAAATTGACAGCACCCTTTGATGTGAATCGTCAAGGTTATCACATCCTCTGGGATGCTCTGCCAGCATGGGTGTGTACTCAATGTGGAGAAGCCTATTTTGAAGGCGAAGAAGTTTCTCGTATCCAGAAAGCTATTTCTATTTTAGAGCGTGAGACCTTATTTTTACGATAA
- a CDS encoding DUF4258 domain-containing protein — protein sequence MISKEEIEKAIFEGEVIEDYPEDPRGHSCLICCYEPPARPIHIVCSPKVEYLAIITAYIPDPTKWSSDFKRRL from the coding sequence ATGATCTCAAAAGAGGAGATAGAAAAAGCAATCTTTGAGGGTGAAGTGATAGAGGATTATCCAGAAGACCCACGCGGACATAGCTGTTTGATATGTTGCTATGAGCCACCGGCTCGTCCCATTCATATAGTTTGTTCTCCAAAGGTAGAATATTTGGCAATAATAACAGCTTATATTCCTGACCCAACCAAATGGTCTTCTGATTTTAAACGGAGGTTATAG